The following proteins are co-located in the Spinactinospora alkalitolerans genome:
- a CDS encoding alpha-ketoacid dehydrogenase subunit beta — protein sequence MADVTMAQALNRALRDSLMADPDVVVYGEDVGPLGGVFRITDGLTAEFGEQRCFDSPLAESGIVGTAIGMAMYGQRPVVEMQFDAFGYPAFEQVVSHVAKMRNRTRGQVGLPIVIRIPYGGGIGGVEHHSDSSEAYYAHTPGLRVVTPATPADAYSMLREAIESPDPVVFLEPKRRYWTKAGLDLPVRTEPMDRAVVRRSGSDVTLIAYGPMVATALETADAAEENGIGVEVVDLRSLAPFDDATVTASVRRTGRALVVHEAATFGGYGAEVAARVTERCFHYLEAPVLRVGGFDIPYPPPKLERHHLPGVDRILDAIGRLQWESEWVSPDQRDPEGAAPVGAEHPGETFAPIARYRMGTGVS from the coding sequence ATGGCCGATGTCACCATGGCGCAGGCGCTCAACCGCGCGCTGCGCGACTCCCTCATGGCCGATCCCGACGTCGTCGTCTACGGCGAGGACGTCGGCCCGCTCGGCGGGGTCTTCCGGATCACCGACGGCCTGACGGCCGAGTTCGGCGAGCAGCGCTGCTTCGACTCCCCGCTCGCCGAGTCCGGCATCGTGGGCACCGCCATCGGCATGGCCATGTACGGGCAGCGGCCGGTCGTGGAGATGCAGTTCGACGCCTTCGGCTACCCGGCCTTCGAGCAGGTCGTCTCGCACGTGGCGAAGATGCGCAACCGCACCCGCGGCCAGGTGGGGCTGCCGATCGTCATCCGCATCCCCTACGGCGGCGGCATCGGCGGCGTCGAGCACCACAGCGACTCATCCGAGGCCTACTACGCGCACACCCCGGGCCTGCGGGTGGTCACGCCCGCGACCCCGGCCGACGCCTACTCGATGCTGCGCGAGGCCATCGAGTCCCCCGACCCGGTGGTCTTCCTCGAACCCAAGCGCCGCTACTGGACCAAGGCCGGACTCGACCTCCCCGTGCGCACCGAGCCCATGGACCGCGCCGTCGTGCGCCGCTCGGGCTCCGACGTCACCCTGATCGCCTACGGCCCGATGGTCGCCACCGCGCTGGAGACCGCCGACGCCGCCGAGGAGAACGGCATCGGCGTCGAGGTGGTCGACCTGCGCAGCCTCGCGCCGTTCGACGACGCGACCGTCACCGCATCGGTGCGCCGGACCGGGCGCGCCCTGGTCGTGCACGAGGCGGCCACGTTCGGCGGCTACGGCGCCGAGGTCGCGGCGCGCGTCACCGAGCGCTGCTTCCACTACCTGGAGGCGCCGGTGCTGCGCGTGGGCGGGTTCGACATCCCCTACCCGCCGCCCAAGCTGGAGCGGCACCACCTGCCCGGCGTGGACCGCATCCTCGACGCGATCGGGCGCCTGCAGTGGGAGTCCGAATGGGTGTCGCCGGACCAGCGGGATCCGGAGGGCGCCGCGCCGGTCGGCGCCGAGCACCCCGGCGAGACGTTCGCGCCGATCGCCCGCTACCGCATGGGGACGGGGGTGAGCTGA
- a CDS encoding dihydrolipoamide acetyltransferase family protein, with protein MSAPRDARTAVRHFALPDLGEGLTEAEILHWLVEVGDTVAVDQPVAEVETAKAAVEVPCPYGGVVTALHGAPGETVAVGAPLIGIDTTAPEGGGFTEPGVVVPEARAADPAEHNGGGNGATAGESGSGAVLVGYGTGEGTPRRRRGGRALAADGPRTTASRAPFPAAPVRPASGRTPVVSPLVRRMAREHGVDVDALSGTGGGGLVLRRDVVAALSRQREAARARPEPAAAGRGEAERVPMRGARRAMAERLSRSRREIPEATVWVDADATGLLALRSSLNEADPDRPVSLLALLAKFCVLGLRRFPSLNSQVDAERGELVRFAHVDLGFAAQTPRGLVVPVVRDAHRMSTRELSAALGEATASARAGGLTPAQLTGGTFTVNNYGVFGVDGSAAIINHPEAAILGMGRVVKRPWVVGDELAVRPVTELTLAFDHRVCDGEEAGGFLRFVADCVERPELLLGDL; from the coding sequence ATGAGCGCTCCGCGAGACGCCCGAACGGCGGTCCGGCACTTCGCACTGCCCGACCTCGGCGAGGGCCTCACCGAGGCCGAGATCCTGCACTGGCTGGTCGAGGTGGGCGACACCGTGGCCGTGGACCAGCCGGTGGCCGAGGTCGAGACCGCGAAGGCCGCGGTCGAGGTGCCCTGCCCCTATGGCGGCGTCGTCACGGCCCTGCACGGTGCGCCCGGTGAGACCGTCGCCGTCGGCGCGCCGCTGATCGGCATCGACACCACGGCGCCGGAGGGCGGCGGTTTCACCGAACCCGGCGTCGTCGTGCCGGAGGCCCGCGCGGCCGACCCGGCGGAGCACAACGGCGGGGGCAACGGCGCCACCGCCGGCGAATCCGGCTCCGGCGCGGTCCTCGTGGGCTACGGCACGGGCGAGGGCACGCCGCGCCGGCGGCGCGGCGGACGCGCCCTCGCGGCGGACGGGCCCCGGACAACGGCGTCCAGGGCTCCGTTCCCCGCCGCCCCGGTGCGGCCGGCGAGCGGCCGCACCCCGGTGGTGTCCCCGCTCGTCCGGCGCATGGCCCGCGAACACGGCGTCGACGTCGACGCGCTGTCCGGGACCGGCGGCGGAGGGCTGGTGCTGCGCCGCGACGTGGTCGCGGCGCTCTCCCGGCAGCGGGAGGCCGCCCGGGCCCGGCCGGAGCCGGCGGCGGCCGGGCGCGGCGAGGCCGAGCGCGTCCCGATGCGCGGGGCCCGGCGCGCGATGGCCGAGCGGCTGTCCCGCTCCCGACGGGAGATCCCCGAGGCCACGGTGTGGGTCGACGCCGACGCCACCGGCCTGCTGGCGCTGCGCTCGTCGCTCAACGAGGCCGATCCGGACCGGCCGGTGAGCCTGCTCGCGCTGCTCGCGAAGTTCTGCGTGCTGGGCCTGCGGCGCTTCCCCTCGCTGAACTCCCAGGTCGACGCCGAGCGCGGCGAGCTGGTGCGGTTCGCCCACGTGGACCTCGGCTTCGCCGCCCAGACGCCGCGCGGCCTCGTGGTACCGGTGGTGCGCGACGCCCACCGGATGAGCACGCGGGAGCTGTCCGCGGCGCTGGGCGAGGCGACCGCGTCGGCGCGCGCGGGCGGGCTGACCCCGGCGCAGCTCACCGGCGGCACCTTCACGGTCAACAACTACGGCGTGTTCGGGGTCGACGGGTCGGCCGCGATCATCAACCACCCGGAGGCGGCGATCCTCGGCATGGGCCGCGTCGTCAAACGCCCGTGGGTGGTCGGCGACGAGCTCGCGGTGCGCCCGGTCACCGAATTGACGCTGGCCTTCGACCACCGCGTCTGCGACGGCGAGGAGGCCGGGGGCTTCCTGCGCTTCGTGGCCGACTGCGTGGAACGCCCGGAGCTGCTGCTCGGCGACCTCTAG
- a CDS encoding thiamine pyrophosphate-dependent enzyme, producing the protein MKRIRIDDRSASAPPTLPSTEPIRLVDRHGHRVSDPAFPVPDGGTLLSLLRGMVIGRRFDRQAGALTRQGRLAVYPSSYGQEACQVGGALALAEHDWLFPTYRDSVALVSRGVDPVQVLTLLRGNWHSGYDSNRYRCAPQCTPLATNASHAVGLTYAARRKGEDVAALVLMGDGATSEGDAHEAYNFAAVWNTPVVFLIQNNRWAISVPVHKQSKAPTLAHKAIGYGMRGHHVDGNDAAAVHAVVSHALAEARAGGGPAIIEAQTYRLDPHTNADAPQRYRDDSEVAHWKERDPVTRLEALLRAEGRLDDAEMDRIGAEAERLASDVRERLSGEDALDPDDLFAHVFATLPASLAEQRQALHDELREA; encoded by the coding sequence ATGAAGCGCATCCGCATCGACGACCGGTCCGCGTCGGCTCCGCCGACACTCCCGTCCACGGAGCCGATACGCCTCGTGGACCGGCACGGTCACCGCGTCAGCGACCCGGCCTTCCCCGTCCCCGACGGCGGCACGCTGCTGTCGCTGCTGCGGGGCATGGTCATCGGTCGGCGCTTCGACCGCCAGGCCGGCGCGCTCACCCGCCAGGGGCGGCTCGCGGTCTATCCCTCCTCCTACGGCCAAGAGGCCTGCCAGGTCGGGGGCGCGCTGGCTCTGGCGGAGCACGACTGGCTGTTTCCCACCTACCGCGACAGCGTCGCGCTGGTCAGCCGCGGCGTCGACCCGGTCCAGGTGCTCACCCTGCTGCGCGGCAACTGGCACAGCGGCTACGACTCCAACCGGTACCGCTGCGCGCCGCAGTGCACCCCGCTGGCCACCAACGCCTCCCACGCCGTCGGCCTCACCTACGCCGCCCGGCGCAAGGGCGAGGACGTCGCGGCGCTCGTCCTCATGGGCGACGGCGCCACCAGCGAGGGCGACGCCCACGAGGCCTACAACTTCGCCGCCGTCTGGAACACCCCGGTGGTCTTCCTGATCCAGAACAACCGCTGGGCCATCAGCGTCCCCGTCCACAAGCAGTCGAAGGCCCCCACGCTGGCGCACAAGGCCATCGGCTACGGCATGCGCGGCCACCACGTCGACGGCAACGACGCCGCGGCCGTGCACGCCGTCGTCTCCCACGCGCTGGCCGAGGCGCGCGCCGGCGGCGGGCCCGCCATCATCGAGGCGCAGACCTACCGGCTCGACCCGCACACCAACGCCGACGCCCCGCAGCGCTACCGCGACGACTCCGAGGTCGCGCACTGGAAGGAGCGCGACCCCGTCACCCGCCTGGAGGCGCTGCTGCGCGCCGAGGGCCGGCTCGACGACGCCGAGATGGACCGGATCGGCGCCGAGGCCGAGCGGCTGGCCTCCGACGTACGCGAGCGGCTGTCCGGCGAGGACGCGCTCGACCCCGACGACCTGTTCGCCCACGTCTTCGCCACACTCCCGGCGTCGCTGGCCGAACAGCGTCAGGCGCTGCACGACGAACTGCGGGAGGCGTAG
- a CDS encoding CGNR zinc finger domain-containing protein: MQFNTYGGTGAFLAADLVNATDHAPAALSAVLFKNEMKNHRVDAEQAERLVAWTARLRPVFGETAPERQIETVNALLNDAATCVQVSMHDGRAPHLHYVSDTSDPVERVRAATAGGLAVAICGAGGHRLGRCARTGCATVYVDTSRGGRRRFCSVACANRVNVAAHRARGR; encoded by the coding sequence GTGCAATTCAACACTTACGGCGGCACCGGGGCGTTCCTGGCCGCCGATCTCGTCAACGCGACGGACCACGCCCCGGCCGCGCTGAGCGCCGTCCTGTTCAAGAACGAGATGAAGAACCATCGGGTGGACGCCGAGCAGGCGGAGCGGCTCGTCGCCTGGACCGCGCGGCTGCGCCCGGTCTTCGGCGAGACCGCGCCGGAGCGCCAGATCGAGACCGTCAACGCCCTGCTGAACGACGCCGCGACCTGCGTCCAGGTGTCCATGCACGACGGTCGCGCGCCGCACCTGCACTACGTCAGCGACACCAGCGACCCGGTGGAGCGGGTCCGCGCCGCCACCGCGGGCGGGCTGGCCGTCGCGATCTGCGGCGCGGGCGGGCACCGGCTGGGCCGCTGCGCGCGCACCGGCTGCGCCACCGTCTACGTCGACACCTCACGCGGCGGCCGCCGCAGGTTCTGTAGCGTGGCCTGCGCCAACCGCGTCAACGTCGCGGCGCACCGCGCCCGGGGGCGCTGA
- a CDS encoding Hsp20/alpha crystallin family protein, producing MAARRKRGNPFHGVMDMMSEMNRISDHMSSMDSATQTQPRGFADAWSPTTDIFARGTDLVVRSELPGVGSDDVDVTFSHGTLTISGERRRDDEGIVYYASERFWGAFRREIILPEGTGEEDVEANFDEGLLEITVRGAAEAAGPKRIRVRSKKRSEG from the coding sequence ATGGCGGCACGCAGGAAAAGAGGCAACCCGTTCCACGGCGTCATGGACATGATGAGCGAGATGAACCGCATCTCCGACCACATGTCCAGCATGGACAGCGCCACCCAGACGCAGCCGCGCGGGTTCGCCGACGCCTGGAGCCCGACCACCGACATCTTCGCGCGGGGGACGGACCTGGTGGTCCGCAGTGAGCTCCCGGGGGTGGGGTCCGACGACGTGGACGTGACGTTCTCCCACGGCACCCTGACGATCTCCGGGGAGCGCCGGCGCGACGACGAGGGCATCGTCTACTACGCCAGCGAGCGCTTCTGGGGCGCCTTCCGGCGGGAGATCATCCTGCCCGAGGGAACCGGCGAGGAGGACGTCGAGGCAAACTTCGACGAGGGGCTGCTCGAGATCACGGTCCGCGGCGCCGCCGAGGCCGCCGGGCCCAAGCGGATCCGGGTCCGCAGCAAGAAGCGCTCCGAAGGCTAG
- a CDS encoding tryptophan 2,3-dioxygenase: MVPPPAATRGPDRRAAAAERADRADRNHGRPTLSFGDDGPTPYVDYAGIDALLGLQRPRSAEPAETAFIIATQVMELLFTLIRHEWEQARDALDADDVAGALAALRRGRGAQDVLVDSWELLATLKPTEFNRFRDGLGESSGFQSYTYRHLEFLLGNKSAAMVRPHRAMPDVRAGLERSLGEPSLYDAALRLLHRRGLPVPEERAERDWSRPYEPHPGVERAWAEVYADDRPGNELLDLAEALLDTAEHVTRWRQRHLTAVKRAMGAKPGTGGSSGLEWLSRAALSDVFPELWSLRTAV, encoded by the coding sequence ATGGTCCCCCCGCCGGCCGCGACCCGCGGTCCCGACCGCCGCGCAGCGGCGGCCGAGCGAGCCGACCGCGCCGACCGCAACCACGGGCGGCCCACGCTCTCCTTCGGAGACGACGGCCCCACTCCCTACGTCGACTACGCCGGGATCGACGCGCTGCTCGGCCTGCAGCGGCCGCGCTCCGCTGAGCCCGCCGAGACGGCGTTCATCATCGCCACGCAGGTCATGGAGCTGCTCTTCACGCTCATCAGGCACGAGTGGGAGCAGGCCCGCGACGCGCTGGACGCCGACGACGTGGCCGGCGCGCTCGCCGCGCTGCGGCGCGGCCGCGGCGCCCAGGACGTGCTGGTGGACTCCTGGGAGCTGCTGGCGACGCTCAAGCCCACCGAGTTCAACCGGTTCCGCGACGGCCTGGGCGAATCGTCGGGGTTCCAGTCCTACACCTACAGGCACCTGGAGTTCCTGCTCGGCAACAAGTCCGCGGCCATGGTCCGCCCGCATCGGGCCATGCCCGATGTGCGGGCCGGACTGGAGCGGTCGCTGGGCGAGCCGAGCCTCTACGACGCGGCGCTGCGGCTGCTGCACCGGCGCGGCCTGCCGGTGCCCGAGGAGCGGGCCGAGCGGGACTGGAGCCGCCCCTACGAGCCGCACCCCGGCGTCGAGCGGGCCTGGGCCGAGGTCTACGCCGACGACCGGCCCGGCAACGAGCTGCTGGACCTCGCCGAGGCGCTGCTGGACACCGCCGAGCACGTCACCCGCTGGCGGCAGCGCCACCTCACGGCGGTCAAGCGCGCGATGGGCGCCAAACCGGGCACGGGCGGATCCAGCGGGCTGGAGTGGCTGAGCCGCGCGGCCCTCTCCGACGTCTTCCCCGAACTGTGGTCCCTGCGCACCGCCGTCTAG
- the kynU gene encoding kynureninase: MPATPLTRAACAELDAADPLAGFRDEFALPEGVVYLDGNSLGALPKATPGRVAELIEKEWGHGLIGSWNDAGWWDKPRTLGAKLAPLVGAAPHEVVVGDGTSANLFKTLVAALRLNPDRRMVVGEAGNFSTDLYITQGVVELFEGAGQRLVDPDDTDGLEAALAPGDAAVVLLSHVDYRTGALRDMAAVTELAHRHGALVVWDLCHSVGALPIELSGCGADFAVGCTYKYLNAGPGAPAFTYAAERHHATARQPLTGWHGHARPFDFTGDYEPAQGADRFLSGSQPLIAAAALEASLELWGRADLKLVREKSLALTDLFIELTAPAGLELVTPREAGRRGSQVSLRHPDGYAMVQALIARGVIGDFRAPDVLRFGFTPLYLRHVDVHDAATALTEIVRTGEWRDPRFAERARVT, from the coding sequence ATGCCGGCGACACCCCTCACCCGCGCTGCGTGCGCCGAACTGGACGCCGCCGATCCGCTGGCCGGATTCCGCGACGAGTTCGCGCTGCCCGAGGGGGTCGTCTACCTCGACGGCAACTCCCTGGGCGCGCTGCCCAAGGCCACGCCGGGGCGGGTCGCCGAGCTGATCGAGAAGGAGTGGGGGCACGGCCTCATCGGGAGCTGGAACGACGCCGGGTGGTGGGACAAGCCGCGCACGCTGGGCGCGAAGCTGGCCCCGCTGGTGGGCGCCGCACCGCACGAGGTCGTGGTCGGCGACGGGACGTCGGCCAACCTGTTCAAGACCCTGGTCGCGGCCCTGCGGCTGAACCCGGACCGGCGGATGGTGGTGGGGGAGGCCGGGAACTTCTCCACCGACCTCTACATCACCCAGGGCGTCGTGGAGCTGTTCGAGGGCGCCGGGCAGCGGCTCGTCGACCCCGACGACACCGACGGGCTGGAGGCCGCGCTCGCGCCCGGCGACGCGGCCGTCGTCCTGCTCAGCCACGTCGACTACCGCACCGGGGCGCTGCGCGACATGGCCGCCGTCACCGAGCTGGCGCACCGGCACGGCGCGCTGGTGGTCTGGGACCTGTGCCACAGCGTCGGCGCGCTGCCGATCGAACTGTCCGGCTGCGGCGCGGACTTCGCGGTCGGCTGCACCTACAAGTACCTCAACGCCGGGCCGGGGGCTCCGGCCTTCACCTACGCGGCCGAGCGCCACCACGCCACCGCACGCCAGCCGCTCACCGGCTGGCACGGCCACGCCCGTCCCTTCGACTTCACCGGGGACTACGAGCCGGCCCAGGGAGCCGACCGGTTCCTGAGCGGATCGCAGCCGCTGATCGCCGCCGCGGCGCTGGAGGCGAGCCTGGAGCTGTGGGGCCGCGCCGACCTGAAGCTGGTGCGCGAGAAGAGCCTGGCGCTCACCGACCTGTTCATCGAGCTGACCGCCCCGGCGGGGCTGGAACTGGTCACCCCGAGGGAGGCCGGGCGGCGCGGCAGCCAGGTGTCGCTGCGCCACCCCGACGGCTACGCGATGGTGCAGGCGCTGATCGCCCGCGGCGTCATCGGCGACTTCCGCGCGCCCGACGTCCTGCGGTTCGGGTTCACACCCCTGTACCTGCGCCACGTGGACGTCCACGACGCCGCGACGGCGCTGACCGAGATCGTGCGCACGGGGGAGTGGCGCGACCCGCGGTTCGCCGAGCGGGCCCGGGTGACCTGA
- a CDS encoding Lrp/AsnC family transcriptional regulator — MPDILDWRILEELQTDGRLSYNELSRRVKLSAPAVAERVRRLEERGVIAGYHAHVDPAAAGLPVTALVRMQCYGPLCLLRDETATRRPEILQLHRVTGDACCALLIAVRSMAHFEEVIDALSEHGRPSSTMVLSSPVWWREVARPD; from the coding sequence ATGCCCGACATACTGGACTGGCGGATCCTCGAAGAGCTGCAGACCGACGGCCGGCTCTCCTACAACGAGCTGTCGCGCCGCGTGAAGCTGTCGGCGCCCGCCGTCGCCGAACGCGTGCGCCGCCTGGAGGAGCGCGGCGTGATCGCCGGCTACCACGCCCACGTCGACCCCGCGGCGGCCGGCCTGCCGGTGACCGCGCTGGTGCGGATGCAGTGCTACGGGCCGCTGTGCCTGCTGCGCGACGAGACCGCCACGCGCCGGCCGGAGATCCTGCAGTTGCACCGGGTCACCGGCGACGCCTGCTGCGCGCTGCTGATCGCGGTGCGCTCGATGGCGCACTTCGAGGAGGTCATCGACGCCCTCTCCGAGCACGGCAGGCCCTCCAGCACGATGGTGCTGTCGAGCCCGGTGTGGTGGCGCGAGGTGGCCCGACCCGACTGA
- a CDS encoding Lrp/AsnC family transcriptional regulator, translating to MAVDLDPVDRRIIDLLRADGRMSIRAVADRAHISRANAYARLDRLRSEGVITGFTAVVDPEKCGTGLAAYVSVRIEQHSWERFRDYLRDIPEVDHAALVSGDVDLLLLVRVADAAALRTFVLERLQRIPEVRSTQTMFILDEPHLRGPQ from the coding sequence ATGGCCGTCGATCTTGACCCGGTGGACCGGCGCATCATCGACCTGCTGCGGGCCGACGGCCGGATGTCGATCCGCGCCGTCGCCGACCGCGCCCACATCTCCCGCGCCAACGCCTACGCCCGCCTGGACCGGCTCCGCAGCGAGGGCGTGATCACGGGGTTCACCGCCGTGGTCGACCCGGAGAAGTGCGGCACGGGCCTGGCTGCCTACGTCTCGGTGCGCATCGAGCAGCATTCCTGGGAACGCTTCCGCGACTACCTGCGCGACATCCCCGAGGTCGATCACGCGGCCCTGGTCTCGGGCGATGTGGACCTCCTCCTGCTGGTCCGCGTGGCCGACGCCGCGGCCCTGCGCACCTTCGTCCTGGAGCGGCTGCAGCGGATCCCCGAGGTGCGCTCCACCCAGACGATGTTCATCCTCGACGAGCCCCACCTGCGCGGCCCGCAGTGA
- a CDS encoding BCCT family transporter, with protein sequence MLFTDAVSTGAFAALDFIATYLGWFYIFAATGFLVFVLWIMLSRYGSIRLGPDSSRPEFGTTAWFAMLFTAGMGIGLVFYGVNEPTYHAANLPEGTEGLSNQALADQGMNFTLFHWGLHPWAIYIVLGLALGYFCFRKGLPMRPASALYPLIGNRIYGWPGHIVDVLAVFGTLFGLATSLGIGTQQIGAGLETLFGIPNVTWTQILIVALITAVAVASVMLGIDKGIRRLSVINLWLAVTLMVFVFAVGPKLFILTGLADFTGYYLQNLVGTSLTVYNPNTQPDAASWQAGWTLFYWGWWISWSPFVGMFIARISYGRTIRQFIVGTLFAPVGASIVWFSVFGGSGIFYDLFRGAGIAEAPAEQAVYLLLQELPIAGILYTLASVLTIVVVVLFFATSSDSGSLVVDMLTNGGDPHPIKLQRFFWAVTEGLVTMVLLVIGGAAALDALQAASITVGLPFAFVLILVCFGLAKALRGDTSVTTVSRLGRGGFRPGTDTGTGAEEVQDKSSPVGVSAADNRPDSAPGSSAENRPGTDGGRK encoded by the coding sequence GTGCTCTTCACCGACGCCGTCAGCACCGGAGCCTTCGCCGCCCTCGATTTCATCGCGACCTACCTGGGCTGGTTCTACATCTTCGCGGCGACGGGCTTCCTCGTCTTCGTGCTGTGGATCATGCTGAGCCGCTACGGCAGCATCCGGCTGGGCCCGGACAGCTCCCGGCCGGAGTTCGGCACCACGGCGTGGTTCGCCATGCTGTTCACCGCCGGCATGGGCATCGGCCTGGTCTTCTACGGCGTGAACGAGCCGACCTACCACGCGGCCAACCTGCCCGAGGGCACGGAGGGCCTGTCCAATCAGGCACTGGCCGACCAGGGCATGAACTTCACCCTGTTCCACTGGGGCCTGCACCCGTGGGCCATCTACATCGTCCTCGGCCTGGCGCTGGGCTACTTCTGCTTCCGCAAGGGCCTGCCCATGCGCCCGGCCTCGGCGCTGTACCCGCTGATCGGCAACCGCATCTACGGCTGGCCCGGGCACATCGTGGACGTCCTCGCGGTCTTCGGCACCCTGTTCGGCCTGGCGACCTCGCTGGGCATCGGCACCCAGCAGATCGGCGCCGGCCTGGAGACGCTGTTCGGGATCCCCAACGTGACCTGGACCCAGATCCTGATCGTCGCGCTCATCACCGCCGTCGCGGTCGCGAGTGTGATGCTGGGCATCGACAAGGGGATCCGCCGGCTCTCGGTCATCAACCTCTGGCTGGCCGTGACCCTGATGGTGTTCGTCTTCGCCGTCGGGCCGAAGCTGTTCATCCTGACCGGTCTGGCCGACTTCACCGGCTACTACCTGCAGAACCTCGTCGGCACCAGCCTCACCGTCTACAACCCCAACACCCAGCCGGACGCGGCGAGCTGGCAGGCGGGCTGGACGCTGTTCTACTGGGGCTGGTGGATCTCCTGGTCCCCGTTCGTCGGGATGTTCATCGCGCGCATCTCCTACGGCCGCACCATCCGCCAGTTCATCGTCGGGACGCTGTTCGCGCCCGTCGGGGCCTCCATCGTGTGGTTCAGCGTGTTCGGCGGCTCGGGGATCTTCTACGACCTGTTCCGCGGCGCCGGCATCGCGGAGGCGCCGGCCGAGCAGGCGGTCTACCTGCTGCTGCAGGAGCTGCCGATCGCGGGAATCCTCTACACCCTCGCCTCGGTCCTGACCATCGTGGTGGTCGTGCTGTTCTTCGCGACCTCCTCCGACTCCGGATCGCTGGTGGTCGACATGCTGACCAACGGCGGCGACCCGCACCCGATCAAGCTGCAGCGCTTCTTCTGGGCCGTGACCGAGGGCCTGGTCACGATGGTGCTGCTGGTCATCGGCGGCGCGGCGGCGCTCGACGCGCTGCAGGCCGCCTCCATCACCGTCGGCCTGCCCTTCGCCTTCGTGCTCATCCTGGTCTGCTTCGGGCTGGCCAAGGCGCTGCGCGGCGACACCAGCGTCACCACCGTGTCCCGGTTGGGCCGCGGGGGCTTCCGCCCGGGAACGGACACGGGGACGGGAGCCGAGGAAGTGCAGGACAAGAGCAGTCCGGTCGGCGTGTCCGCGGCGGACAACCGCCCCGACTCGGCCCCCGGGTCCTCGGCGGAGAACCGCCCCGGCACGGACGGTGGACGGAAGTGA